One Leptospira bouyouniensis DNA window includes the following coding sequences:
- a CDS encoding sensor histidine kinase, translating into MFFSLAWLSLTLSLGVWWWILGFRQAKTISEISISQERQLELNRVNRMLQLEGSFFLSMLTLGGVTLAVLSYRDHKRSKLISDFFSTVTHEMKTPIASLQLQIEVLLEDTKNPELKRKLQKIWKENQRIESQMGNAFYLASLMQGEVLYLENLTLQELKDSYSHHEPDLVWEVKVPLQKKVYIDKKAFFAMLKNLTENAKRHGKAEQIKLHIFQEKNKICFLLEDNGLGFNGNKKQLTLPFLRHSKTSGSGIGLYIVKKLMEKMKGKLEFPSSTKGFQVKLCFHEVL; encoded by the coding sequence ATGTTTTTTTCTCTGGCATGGCTTTCCCTCACTCTTTCACTAGGAGTCTGGTGGTGGATTTTAGGGTTTCGCCAAGCCAAAACCATTTCTGAAATATCCATTAGCCAGGAAAGGCAATTGGAACTGAATCGTGTGAACCGTATGTTACAACTGGAAGGTTCATTTTTCCTTTCCATGTTAACGCTGGGTGGGGTGACCTTAGCGGTACTTTCTTACAGAGACCACAAACGATCTAAACTTATCTCCGATTTTTTTTCTACTGTCACACATGAAATGAAAACACCGATCGCCAGCTTACAGCTGCAAATCGAAGTTTTATTAGAAGACACAAAAAATCCCGAACTCAAACGCAAACTGCAAAAAATTTGGAAAGAAAACCAAAGGATTGAATCCCAAATGGGAAATGCATTTTACCTTGCAAGTCTCATGCAAGGAGAAGTTTTGTATTTGGAAAACCTCACCTTACAAGAATTAAAAGATTCTTATTCTCACCATGAACCAGACCTAGTTTGGGAGGTTAAGGTACCATTGCAAAAAAAAGTGTATATAGACAAAAAAGCTTTTTTTGCTATGTTAAAAAATCTTACTGAGAATGCCAAACGGCATGGGAAAGCAGAACAAATCAAACTACACATCTTCCAAGAAAAAAACAAAATTTGTTTTTTACTCGAAGACAATGGGTTAGGATTTAATGGTAACAAAAAACAATTAACCCTTCCCTTTTTACGCCATTCGAAGACCAGTGGGAGTGGGATCGGGCTCTATATTGTGAAAAAATTAATGGAAAAGATGAAAGGGAAACTAGAATTTCCAAGTTCGACAAAAGGTTTTCAAGTCAAACTTTGTTTCCACGAGGTGTTATGA